In the genome of Populus nigra chromosome 19, ddPopNigr1.1, whole genome shotgun sequence, the window CCAACCATCATTGCAGTCACAGGAAAAGGTATTGGTACGACCAATACTACTCGGGGTCATGCTCAAGCTGGTAGAGTCAACACGACATCGGTTTCGTACTCCTCTGACCTACATCCACTAGTTTCTACAGGGCTTCCTCTTATGGATCCTTCTGAGCCAGGATATATGGAACCAATTCAAACCCAAGGATTGATTAGTACGAACTGTGAGGTGTCTGCGGATGAACCACTGTCATTCCCTTCTGAGTTTGATAATCTGGAAACAAATTTTGACATGGAATTTCCTGTCAATGATATGTTTCCATCAGTGTCAGGGAACGATCATGAGGAATAGATGCAAGTAACTTTGTAATCACATAAACACAGTGCATGGATTGAAACTGAAAGATTAAGCAATAAGATTTatgtataagtttttttttcctttgtttagttaATGTTGGGACttctatattttcataaaaaaaatttgtgttatATTATAACATGATTAATTACATTTGATATATATGCTttgcttttcatatttttcacagCATGAGATGAGATAGAGAAAATTctttatatgaaaaacaatgCCAAACATAATCATACCAGACGATCCCAATtggttcaaattattttatcatatatgtcaaagatattatttgaaatttacctattttttacaaatatgctaattaattttgtttgttaagTATTTACTTGGtatcattgtaattttttatattgatatctTAGgaacattttaataaataaaagtcaCTTGCTACAGCtttattaatgcattaaatTAAGGTTAACAAGttcaacaaacataatgaaattaattgcttataattaagtttaaatagTCAAAGTTATTGTTTGAAGATAGCATGATTCTTTTTACAATAACTATAGAGTAAAAATTAGTTCTTTATATTTACACCTAATTATAAACATGCAGgttataaaaaatacagaagCACTGGTAATTATTATTTACAACAAAGGAatgttcaatttaaaaaagtactacaaataaaattaaagatgcaATTTTACTATGTAGTTGTTGTAAAACGAAGCATGCAAAATCCTTGTGTTTTTACTTTCTTACTACAGTAATAAAGTTtataacatcaattttttttttaaaaaatagaataatacctaaatttttaagaaagaaaaaaaaaagaaagacgtTACATAATGCCAACGAAGCTAAAACTCATTTATAAGAGTCCCTTACAATTTGTAAATGCAAGTTC includes:
- the LOC133680095 gene encoding transcription factor TCP7 — translated: MNKASTSKTKVTDPKPRKDRHAKVNGRDRRIRLPVNCAARVFQLTQELGNKTDGETIEWLLRVAEPTIIAVTGKGIGTTNTTRGHAQAGRVNTTSVSYSSDLHPLVSTGLPLMDPSEPGYMEPIQTQGLISTNCEVSADEPLSFPSEFDNLETNFDMEFPVNDMFPSVSGNDHEE